One Planktothrix sp. FACHB-1365 genomic window carries:
- a CDS encoding type II toxin-antitoxin system VapC family toxin produces MRFILDCSVAISWCLVDENNDYANTILTIMPNCEVYVPSIWSLEIANTLLVAERRNRITPEQSELAIALLQSLLIHIDEATNIHALSSTLVLGRKEGLAAYDAAYLELALRLKLPIATLDTRLAEAATRCGVQLLVVEINKA; encoded by the coding sequence ATGCGGTTTATATTAGATTGTTCCGTAGCAATTAGTTGGTGTTTAGTGGATGAAAATAATGATTATGCTAATACTATACTGACAATAATGCCCAATTGTGAAGTTTATGTACCGAGCATTTGGTCACTAGAAATTGCTAATACTTTATTGGTTGCTGAACGCCGTAACCGGATCACACCTGAGCAATCAGAGTTAGCTATTGCTTTATTACAATCACTATTAATTCATATTGACGAAGCTACGAATATTCATGCACTCTCGTCAACTTTGGTACTGGGAAGAAAAGAAGGTTTAGCAGCCTATGATGCAGCTTATTTAGAGTTAGCATTACGGTTGAAATTGCCGATTGCAACACTTGATACCCGGTTGGCGGAAGCTGCAACTCGCTGTGGAGTGCAGTTGCTCGTTGTTGAGATCAACAAAGCCTAA